agtgtttacctgtctgtgatctgagtgtttacctgtctgtgatctgagtgtttacctgtctgtgatctgagtgtttacctgtctgtgatctgagtgtttacctgtctgtgatctgagtgtttacctgtctgtgatctctgagtgtttacctgtctgtgatctgagtgtttacctgtctgtgatctgagtgtttacctgtctgtgatctgagtgtttacctgtctgtgatctgagtgtttacctgtctgtgatctgagtgtttacctgtctgtgatctgagtgtttacctgtctgtgatctctgagtgtctacctgtctgtgatctgagtgtctacctgtctgtgatctctgagtgtctacctgtctgtgatctctgagtgtttacctgtctgtgatctctgagtgtttacctgtctgtgatctctgagtgtttacctgtctgtgatctctgagtgtttacctgtctgtgatctgagtgtttacctgtctgtgatctgagtgtttacctgtctgtgatctgagtgtttacctgtctgtgatctgagtgtttacctgtctgtgatctgagtgtttacctgtctgtgatctctgagtgtctacctgtctgtgatctgagtgtctacctgtctgtgatctgagtgtttacctgtctgtgatctctgagtgtctacctgtctgtgatctctgagtgtttacctgtctgtgatctctgagtgtttacctgtctgtgatctctgagtgtttacctgtctgtgatctgagtgtctacctgtctgtgatctctgagtgtttacctgtctgtgatctctgagtgtctacctgtctgtgatctgagtgtttacctgtctgtgatctgagtgtctacctgtctgggatctgagtgtttacctgtctgtgatctgagtgtttacctgtctgtgatctctgagtgtctacctgtctgtgatctgagtgtttacctgtctgtgatctgagtgtctacctgtctgggatctgagtgtttacctgtctgtgatctgagtgtttacctgtctgtgatctgagtgtttacctgtctgtgatctctgagtgtctacctgtctgtgatctgagtgtttacctgtctgtgatctgagtgtctacctgtctgggatctgagtgtttacctgtctgtgatctgagtgtctacctgtctgtgatctctgagtgtttacctgtctgtgatctctgagtgtttacctgtctgtgatctgagtgtttacctgtctgtgatctgagtgtttacctgtctgtgatctgagtgtttacctgtctgtgatctctgagtgtctacctgtctgtgatctgagtgtctacctgtctgggatctgagtgtttacctgtctgttatctctgagtgtttacctgtctgtgatctgagtgtttacctgtctgtgatctgagtgtctacctgtctgtgatctgagtgtttacctgtctgtgatctctgagtgtctacctgtctgtgatctgagtgtctacctgtctgggatctgagtgtttacctgtctgtgatctctgagtgtttacctgtctgtgatctctgagtgtttacctgtctgtgatctgagtgtttacctgtctgtgatctctgagtgtctacctgtctgtgatctgagtgtttacctgtctgtgatctctgagtgtttacctgtctgtgatctctgagtgtttacctgtctgtgatctctgagtgtttacctgtctgtgatctgagtgtttacctgtctgtgatctctgagtgtctacctgtctgtgatctgagtgtctacctgtctgtgatctgagtgtttacctgtctgtgatctctgagtgtttacctgtctgtgatctgagtgtttacctgtctgttatctctgagtgtttacctgtctgtgatctgagtgtctacctgtctgtgatctctgagtgtttacctgtctgtgatctctgagtgtttacctgtctgtgatctctgagtgtctacctgtctgtgatctgagtgtctacctgtctgtgatctctgagtgtttacctgtctgtgatctctgagtgtttacctgtctgtgatctctgagtgtctacctgtctgtgatctgagtgtctacctgtctgggatctgagtgtttacctgtctgttatctctgagtgtttacctgtctgtgatctgagtgtttacctgtctgtgatctgagtgtctacctgtctgtgatctgagtgtttacctgtctgtgatctgagtgtctacctgtctgtgatctgagtgtttacctgtctgtgatctctgagtgtttacctgtctgtgatctgagtgtttacctgtctgtgatctgagtgtttacctgtctgtgatctctgagtgtctacctgtctgtgatctgagtgtctacctgtctgtgatctgagtgtttacctgtctgtgatctctgagtgtctacctgtctgtgatctgagtgtctacctgtctgggatctgagtgtttacctgtctgtgatctctgagtgtttacctgtctgtgatctctgagtgtttacctgtctgtgatctgagtgtttacctgtctgtgatctctgagtgtctacctgtctgtgatctgagtgtttacctgtctgtgatctctgagtgtttacctgtctgtgatctctgagtgtttacctgtctgtgatctctgagtgtttacctgtctgtgatctctgagtgtttacctgtctgtgatctgagtgtttacctgtctgtgatctctgagtgtctacctgtctgtgatctgagtgtctacctgtctgtgatctgagtgtctacctgtctgtgatctgagtgtttacctgtctgtgatctctgagtgtttacctgtctgtgatctgagtgtttacctgtctgttatctctgagtgtttacctgtctgtgatctgagtgtctacctgtctgtgatctctgagtgtttacctgtctgtgatctgagtgtttacctgtctgttatctctgagtgtttacctgtctgtgatctgagtgtttacctgtctgtgatctctgagtgtttacctgtctgtgatctgagtgtttacctgtctgtgatctctgagtgtttacctgtctgtgatctctgagtgtttacctgtctgtgatctgagtgtttacctgtctgtgatctctgagtgtctacctgtctgtgatctgagtgtttacctgtctgtgatctctgagtgtttacctgtctgtgatctgagtgtttacctgtctgtgatctgagtgtttacctgtctgtgatctgagtgtctacctgtctgtgatctgagtgtttacctgtctgtgatctctgagtgtttacctgtctgtgatctgagtgtctacctgtctgtgatctctgagtgtttacctgtctgtgatctgagtgtttacctgtctgtgatctctgagtgtttacctgtctgtgatctctgagtgtttacctgtctgtgatctgagtgtctacctgtctgtgatctctgagtgtttacctgtctgtgatctgagtgtttacctgtctgtgatctctgagtgtttacctgtctgtgatctctgagtgtttacctgtctgtgatctgagtgtctacctgtctgtgatctctgagtgtttacctgtctgtgatctgagtgtttacctgtctgtgatctctgagtgtttacctgtctgtgatctctgagtgtttacctgtctgtgatctctgagtgtttacctgtctgtgatctgagtgtttacctgtctgtgatctctgagtgtttacctgtctgtgatctgagtgtctacctgtctgtgatctgagtgtttacctgtctgtgatctgagtgtctacctgtctgtgatctgagtgtctacctgtctgtgatctgagtgtctacctgtctgtgatctctgagtgtctacctgtctgtgatctgagtgtttacctgtctgtgatctctgagtgtctacctgtctgtgatctctgagtgtctacctgtctgtgatctgagtgtttacctgtctgtgatctctgagtgtttacctgtctgtgatctctgagtgtctacctgtctgtgatctgagtgtctacctgtctgtgatctgagtgtctacctgtctgtgatctgagtgtttacctgtctgttatctctgagtgtttacctgtctgtgatctgagtgtctacctgtctgtgatctgagtgtttacctgtctgtgatctgagtgtctacctgtctgtgatctgagtgtctacctgtctgtgatctctgagtgtttacctgtctgtgatctctgagtgtctacctgtctgtgatctgagtgtttacctgtctgtgatctgagtgtttacctgtctgtgatctctgagtgtttacctgtctgtgatctgagtgtttacctgtctgtgatctgagtgtttacctgtctgtgatctgagtgtttacctgtctgtgatcaGGTGATCAATGTGGATGACGATGGGAACGAGCTTGGTTCAGGTGTGATGGAACTGACAGACGCCGAGCTTGTCCTCCACACTCATCGCCGAGACGACGTCAGGTGGCCTTACCTGTGCCTGCGTCGCTATGGTTACGACTCCAACCTGTTCTCGTTTGAGAGCGGACGCCGTTGCCAGACGGGACAAGGTAGGCACGCACGCACTCACAACGACTTTAGTGGAAGAGGTTCTTTTGAAGGCAGCTAAAGTGTGGGTCATCATCCTGTTAAAACCCAGGTAAACTCAGGTTCACTCAGGTCAGTAAAGGtgtattattttaacccctccCCGTTCCTCGCCTCCCCAGGTATCTTTGCCTTCAAGTGTCCTCGGGCTGAGGAGATCTTCAACATGCTGCAGGAGGTGATGCACAGTCACAGCATCAGTGTGGTGGAGGAGGCAGTGATGGAGCCTGGACAGCACCAGCACACACCTGCAGGTAAACACACCTGTGTACAACACACACCTGCAGGTAAACACACCTGTGTACAACACACACCTGCAGGTAAACACACCTGTATTATACTACAGTGGTCATTAAACCAACACGTGTGATGACATCAGACGTTCcttcctgctgttgtcatggtgatttAGGTTGTTGTCTGAGTTTATAAAGAAAAAGCCTCatagttgaggattctgctctcTCTGGAGGATCTGGAGTCTGACCAGTGTGGAGCCTAACAGGACCGACCTCCATACAGATCTGCCTTTAGGGGGCAGCCAGGACCGTGGAGCTGGTTCTGGTATTTTTCATTGATCTGGGCTAACGACTGTAAACcaggtgatgatgatgatgatggagtgATTCTAATGTTCTGTGAAGAGTCTGACAGCTGCAGTGCATCGTGGATAAAACTGACTCCCTCAAACATCCACTCAGATGGAACCACTAACTCATCGTGACGTCACCTCTAGGATGACTGTGATTCGTGGTCATGTGACTCATCTGTGTGACATCATCGCTGACAtcaccatctctctctctctgtagctCTGGGTTACTCGGTGCCGTCTGTTCCTAACGGCGTCAGCAGGATCCCGTCAGTGGGGGAGGCTCCGTCTCACCCCTCCACTCGTCACCCGTCTGTGGCCAGCACCCGCCTCCCCTCTGTGGGGGAGGAGTCAACTCACCCGCTGCTGGTGACAGAGGATGCGGTAAGACactaacttcctgtttgaatactCAGCAGAGcctccttcagaataaaagtgttccagtttatttattatcaccttgcttttcaaaataagatattcTTAGACTCTCTGTAACTACCAGCTGACCCCTGTCAGTGTCTGGTGACCCTCAGGAGGGTCCCGACCCCCCTGTCGAGAACCCCTGGTGTAGAGGACACTAGCATGCGTTTTCTTGACCCTTAAAGAGCGGcttctctgattggtggggcCTGAGTCTCAGCTGCTTTTATGGAAGTTAACAGCCAATTAAAGAAGTGGGCGGTAACTGGTGAGCTCAGAGGCGACCACAGATGGCGCTGCAGATCAGCCAATCGAAGAAGATCAGACTAATTCAGTTTCAGTAGATCCCAGCGTGGACCTGATCCCAGACCAGACCTGAGCCTCATCTGTTTATCAGGCTGTTCTGggaggcttttactttgaaaggatGCACCAACAGCTGAGCATATAATTGTGTCTTATTCTGAGATGAAGCATTGATGTCATGTTGATGTTGTGCTGTGGCCCCGCCCCCTCAGGTGCACACCTACGTGAATACCACAGGTCTCCTGGAGGACCAGCCCAGCCCTCTGACCGTGACCACGCCTTTGGAGAGCCCCGCCTCCCCCCAGTCTCAGTGCcctcccactcctcctcctcccccaaGGGTCCGCAGTGAGGCCCCAGCCCCGCCCCCTCAGCCGGAGCCCCAGGTGCTGCTGGAGCCTCAGGGCGTGCGCTTTGTGTTAGGCCCCACCCCCGTTCAGAGGCAGCTGATTGGAGGTGGTCAATCCTCCACGGCTACCCCTGACCCCTGACCTCCAGAATGTCAACAATTCAGCTCAGCGCCGCACTGCCCTGCTGGACTATGAGAACCTGCCGGCGCTGCCTCCGGTCTGGGAGGCCAGGAAGCCCagcagtgaggaggaggagcctgTGTGCGGCGGACTGAGGACGCCGTCGTTAAACGGCTACAACCACCACGGCGCCCTGCACCACTCCTACTCCCACCCTCTGTCGGCCACCCTCGAGCCCTCGCACAACTACGTCAACACAGAGAACGTGACGGCGCCGCTGAGCGCCCACCGGCCCGACACGGCCCGCCGCCATGCCGATGGCCCCACCATCTTTAACTTTGACTTCAGACGGCCGCCGCTGCCTGGGCAGGCGGAGCCGCCAAAGACTCTGAACTACATCGAGGTGGAGATGGAGCACGGCGGCGCCAACAAGGGCACCTCTGACGGCAGCAACCCTCACACGCCACGCACCCCGACTTCGCCGCTGCCCCCTACCACACCCACACGCCGCACCGAGCTCTACGCCCTCATTGACATTGAACGCACCGCCGCCATGTCCAACCTGC
The sequence above is a segment of the Cheilinus undulatus linkage group 9, ASM1832078v1, whole genome shotgun sequence genome. Coding sequences within it:
- the LOC121514684 gene encoding LOW QUALITY PROTEIN: fibroblast growth factor receptor substrate 2-like (The sequence of the model RefSeq protein was modified relative to this genomic sequence to represent the inferred CDS: inserted 2 bases in 1 codon), which produces MGSCLSCPEKESIPDNHQSKFKVINVDDDGNELGSGVMELTDAELVLHTHRRDDVRWPYLCLRRYGYDSNLFSFESGRRCQTGQGIFAFKCPRAEEIFNMLQEVMHSHSISVVEEAVMEPGQHQHTPAALGYSVPSVPNGVSRIPSVGEAPSHPSTRHPSVASTRLPSVGEESTHPLLVTEDAVHTYVNTTGLLEDQPSPLTVTTPLESPASPQSQCPPTPPPPPRVRSEAPAPPPQPEPQVLLEPQGVRFVLGPTPVQRQLXLEVVNPPRLPLTPDLQNVNNSAQRRTALLDYENLPALPPVWEARKPSSEEEEPVCGGLRTPSLNGYNHHGALHHSYSHPLSATLEPSHNYVNTENVTAPLSAHRPDTARRHADGPTIFNFDFRRPPLPGQAEPPKTLNYIEVEMEHGGANKGTSDGSNPHTPRTPTSPLPPTTPTRRTELYALIDIERTAAMSNLQRARPRDDGTSRKTRHNSTELPTKSAV